DNA from Lentibacillus amyloliquefaciens:
TATATGAAAATTCATTTTCATAAAACATTGCATACGGAAAAAAATTTGATATAATGTTATTCAAATGAAAAAAAATTACTCGATAACAGGAGGGCACTATGGAAATCGGAATGATTGGACTCGGAAAAATGGGTCTTAACTTATCCTTGAACTTATTGGACCACGAGCATAAAGTCGTGGGATTTGATAAAAATACTGCAGCAATTGAAAGCGTTGCCAGCGAAAGTTTGCAGCTCGCTGAGTCTTTACGTGAACTTGTTAAAAATCTGCCTTCACCCAGAAAGATATGGCTGATGGTTCCGGCAGGTAAGGTTACCACGGCAGTTATCGATGAACTGATCCCATTGCTGGATGATGGCGATATATTAATTGATGGTGGTAATTCGAATTATAACGATACACTCAAGCATGCCGAAAAATTAAAAGAGCATGGAATTTATTTCTTTGATTGCGGTACGAGTGGTGGTGTAGACGGTGCCAGGTCAGGCGCTTGTACGATGATTGGCGGAGACGAAGCTAAATTTAAGGAAATTGAACAATTGTTTAAGGATGTTTCAGTCGATAATGGTTACCTTTACACCGGAAAATGTGGAAGCGGACACTTTTTGAAAATGGTTCATAATGGCATGGAATATGGGATGATGCAGGCAATAGGAGAAGGATTCGATATCCTGGAGAAAAGTGAATTCGATTATGACTATGAACAGGTTGCAAAGGTATTCAACAATGGATCTGTTATCCGCTCCTGGCTGATGGAATTGGTTGAAAGTGCGTTTTCCAAAGATGCCAATCTGGATGATATCCGGGGTGTCATGAACTCATCCGGAGAAGGCAAATGGACGGTGGAAACGGCACTGGACTTGCAAGCTGCCGCCCCAGTTATAGCATTGTCGCTTATGATGCGGTATCGCTCACAGGAAGATGACACGTTTTCCGGCAAAGTTGTTGCAGCACTAAGGAACGAATTTGGCGGACACGATGTCGTGAATAGGTAGTTTTTAAATTAGGAGGAAGAACGATGGAGCAAGGATATTATCTGGGAGTTGATATCGGTACAACCAGCACAAAGGCGGTACTTTATCAAAAAAATGGTGAAATGAAAGCGGATCATACTATCAATTATCCACTGTATACACCAAATACATTGGTGGCTGAACAGGAACCCGAGGAAATTTTCAATGCCGTCCTTATGGCTGTTCAGGAAGTCGTGCGGAAGAGTAAAATTTCGAAAGATCAACTCCGCTTGGTATCATTCAGTTCTGTAATGCACAGTTTGATTGCCTTGGATGGCGATGGGAAGTTGTTGACAAACAGCATTACATGGGCTGACACAAGGGCTGCTGATTACGCCCGGAAAATCAAAGAAGAACATAACGGTCATGACATTTATTTACGGACTGGAACGCCAATTCATCCGATGTCCCCATTAGCGAAACTGGTCTGGATGAAAGAGGAAAAGCCCGAGATATTTAATAAAGCGAAGAAATTTATTTCGATTAAAGGCTATGTCTTTTATAAACTTTTTGGACAGTTTCTTGTCGATTATTCAATCGCATCTGCGACTGGCTTGTTTAATTTGGAGACGCTGGATTGGGATGATGAAGCGCTAAAATTAGCAGGCATTTCACGCGATCAGCTATCTGAAATTGTCCCGACGACACATCAGTTGGACGGGGTCTACGAGGAACATCTCACATATATGGGAATTGATCCCGATGTTCCGTTTGTTATTGGAGCAAGTGATGGAGTTCTGTCCAACCTTGGGGTTAATGCGACCGATGAAGGTGTTATTGCCGTAACAATTGGTACAAGTGGTGCCATTCGGACGGTATATAATGAGCCCAAAACTGATCCAAAGGGGCGGCTTTTCTGCTATGCCTTGACAGAAAACCATTGGGTGATTGGTGGTCCGGTTAATAACGGCGGGATTATTTTACGGTGGCTCCGTGATG
Protein-coding regions in this window:
- the gntK gene encoding gluconokinase, with the protein product MEQGYYLGVDIGTTSTKAVLYQKNGEMKADHTINYPLYTPNTLVAEQEPEEIFNAVLMAVQEVVRKSKISKDQLRLVSFSSVMHSLIALDGDGKLLTNSITWADTRAADYARKIKEEHNGHDIYLRTGTPIHPMSPLAKLVWMKEEKPEIFNKAKKFISIKGYVFYKLFGQFLVDYSIASATGLFNLETLDWDDEALKLAGISRDQLSEIVPTTHQLDGVYEEHLTYMGIDPDVPFVIGASDGVLSNLGVNATDEGVIAVTIGTSGAIRTVYNEPKTDPKGRLFCYALTENHWVIGGPVNNGGIILRWLRDEFAAAEVETANRLSIDPYDVLTKIASGVNAGSDGLIFHPFLKGERAPIWDANARGSFFGLSIHHKKEHMIRAVLEGTLYNLYSVLLALEELTGEPKSIQATGGFARSETWRQMMADIFDKPVIVPESFESSCLGAVVLGMYATGEVDDFSVVSEMVGNTNTHSPDEETSRIYRELLPIYIRLSRMLTEEYESIASFQRKHLGQE
- the gnd gene encoding phosphogluconate dehydrogenase (NAD(+)-dependent, decarboxylating), yielding MEIGMIGLGKMGLNLSLNLLDHEHKVVGFDKNTAAIESVASESLQLAESLRELVKNLPSPRKIWLMVPAGKVTTAVIDELIPLLDDGDILIDGGNSNYNDTLKHAEKLKEHGIYFFDCGTSGGVDGARSGACTMIGGDEAKFKEIEQLFKDVSVDNGYLYTGKCGSGHFLKMVHNGMEYGMMQAIGEGFDILEKSEFDYDYEQVAKVFNNGSVIRSWLMELVESAFSKDANLDDIRGVMNSSGEGKWTVETALDLQAAAPVIALSLMMRYRSQEDDTFSGKVVAALRNEFGGHDVVNR